Within Elusimicrobiota bacterium, the genomic segment AACACGTTCTTCGTGACAAACGCCAATACAATCGCCACTAATGGCGGTAATAACGTCAGCAACCCGAACTTGTTAACATTAATTTCTACCGGAGACAACTGTACTGCATCACCGGCAAATACTAAACACACACTTTTGATAATTGTAAATACCACTAAGGAAAGAATTACTATATTTTTTTTGTGGCTATAACTTTTCATAGTATTCTATTTTACGAAAATATGGTATTGTAATACAAATACAAAATCCCCCGGAATTCTTTTTACGAAGAAAACCGAGGGATTATTATTAACTTACGCTGCTTATTATCTAAAAATAATAACGGATACCAATACCGCCGTCTACGCCAAAACCGATTCCCGGAAGAATGCCGAGGCCCGGAACGACTTCAAAGAATATATCCAGCGGTGCATCGGAAAATTTATATTCCAAGCCTATCGGAACGCGTACGCCAAGGCCTACTCCGCTGCCAATACCAACCTTCGCACCAACGCCGATGTATAACGGAAATTCGGAGATCAAGTTTGTGTTCTGGTAAAGAACATAATCCCCGTGAACATGTAACCAGTTACCAGCGGTTGACCATGCGATTGCGCCATGAATCTTACTAACCTTCACCGCAATACCTGTAGGTTCGCCAAGTATTATCCCTATTCCTAACCCACCCCCATTACCTGCTGCTGACACTCTACCCGCGAATACTACCGCGAGTAATGCTAACAATACTACTACTTTTCTCATTCTCGTACTCCTTTCGCTAACTTTTATGAAAATAAAAATGATATTGATATTTGAAGTTTTGCTACACAATTTAAATTATACACGCTAATTTTTGTTTTGTAAAGAATATTTTGTAGAATTCATATTTTGACAATGCTATTGTTATTGAATTATACTATAACAATTCTAAAACTAGAATTAAGGAACAATAAATGGAATTAGAGTTTAAGAAGGACTTTACTGAAGCACAGAAAGTATGGGATAATTTCTGGGCCGGTAAAAATATGTTACCAATAATTTCGGCAGTACTACCAAAACCAGGTATAGAACCAGTCGCAAAACCGCCTTATGCTGCAGGTAAGAATGGTGAGTTTAACATAGTCATCGACCAGCTATTACGCTGGGCGGAAACCCACGATTTTCTATACTCCGCTATTCCTTTTTATTATCTTGAATTCACGGCAAACCAGTTTGCAACATTCCTCGGTGCGGAAGAAACGGATACTGATGGCGAGGCGGGACATGGGTGGATGGTACCGATTATAAAAAACTTGGATAGCGCGGAGATACGGTTTCAAACCAACTCTAAAGGATGGCAGTTTATAGTCGAACGAGCGGAATTATTAAAAAAACGCTGTGCAGGAAAACTTTTAATCGCATCACCGACACTGGTAGCAAACCTCGATGCATTAGCTGCGTTACGCGGAACACAGGAATTATTGATGGACCTCGTGGATAACCCTGAAGGTGTACATCGTTGCCTTAAACAAATATCTGTTGCGCATAAACAGGTGCTTGATGAGTTTAGCAAAGTATTTGAATACAATAAGTATGGCAGTATAAACCGCCATGGAATGTATTCCCGTGGAAGAATTAATGTTGCGCAATGCGATTTTTCATGTATGATAAGCCCGGATATGTTCCGCGAGTTTGCGTTACCATATATCCGGGAAGAAATTGACCGTTATGACGCAGGAGAGTACCACCTTGACGGGCCAGGTGCTGTCAAACATGTAGCAGCTATCTGTGAAATTGAAAAACTTGATATAATCCAATGGGTTCCCGGTGCGGGTAATGAGGGTAAGGATTGGTCAGCGTTATACACCGATATTGACAACCGTGGGAAAGGTATGCTGCGGGGCGGTAAATTACAGAATTTACCAAAGGTATGGAATAATACAAAATCAAATAAATTATTTTGGACGACAAGTAGTGCGTCTTCCTCTTCAGAATTTGCGGATTGTATGGCAACACTCAAGAAAAAATAGGAATGTAGTACAAAAACTTTTATGATCCATCTAATAGATATCAGCAAATCATATGGCGGACAGGTATTATACGATAATATCACGCTTAGTATTAATGATAAAGAAAAAATTGGCCTTGTCGGGAGGAACGGACACGGGAAGACAACGTTGTTCAACCTAATCCTTGGAACAGTTGAACCTGACAGCGGGACAATTTCTATCCCTAAAGGATATCGTATCGGCCATCTTGAACAGCACATAAATTTCACGCAGGATACTGTTTTAAAAGAAGGTTGTTCAAAGTTGCCGGAAGAGTATAAGTACGATACCTGGCGGGTAGAAAAAATCTTATTCGGCCTCGGGTTTACAAAAGAGGATATGGAACGCCCCCCGTCAACTTTTTCAGGAGGATACCAGATACGGTTAAACCTCGCAAAGGTGTTGATATCCGAACCCGACTTATTACTGCTTGACGAACCTAACAACTATCTTGATATCGTTGCTTCACGGTGGCTTATAAGTTTTCTTAAAGGATGGCAGCATGAGTTGATAGTGATAACGCATGACCGCGGGTTTATGGATAGTTTTACTACTCATACTGTTGGTATTCACCGGGGTAAAGTACGGAAAGTACGGGGTACAACTGACGTTCTATATGAACAAATTGAGACTGAAGAAGAAGTCTATGAAAAAACCAGGGTGAATGAAGAAAATAAACGCCGGCAGTTGACCGTGTTTATTGATCGGTTCAAAGCAAAAGCACGGCTTGCATCACAGGTACAGTCGAAAATGAAAATGCTTGAAAAGATGGGCGAGAAAGAACAGCTTACCAAGATCGATACTTTACATTTTTCCTTCCGCGCATTACCTTTTGTTTCCTCAAAAATGACTGAGATAGAGAATGTTTCGTTCAAATACGATACTGACAAAGATAATATGCTAATCAACAACTTTACGTTAACCATCGGTAAACATGAACGCATTTGTGTTATTGGTAAAAATGGGAAAGGTAAGTCGACATTGTTAAAACTCATCGCGCAGGAACTTTATCCTGTAGACGGTTTTGTAAAATACAATCCTGATATCAAACTTGGATACTTTGGGCAACCCAACCTTTTAAGGTTGACACCTAAGAACAGCGTGATTGATGAAATTATGTCTGTCTCCGAAACAGGGTCTTTGCAGGCAGCACGCAACATTGCCGGGATGTTGATGTTCAGTGATGATCACGCATTAAAACAGGTACATGTCCTCTCCGGTGGCGAAAAAAACCGTGTGATGCTAGCCAAGATTGTTATGACCCCGTGCCACCTGTTGTTACTTGATGAACCAAGTAACCACCTGGATATGGACTCGTCGGAAGCGCTGATGGATGCTATTGACGATTTTGACGGGTCGGTAGTGATGGTAACACATAACGAACGTTTTCTTGAACGCCTGGCAAAACGGTTAGTTGTGTTCGATAACAATAAAGTTTTGCTGTACGAAGGCGGCTATCGCGATTTTATCGAAAATGTCGGGTGGAGCGATGAATATGAGTATGAACAGGAAGTTGTAGGACAAAATAATGATAAATCATCCGATGCGTTGAAGTCCGCATCGTTATCCCAGGAAGACAGAAAACTTATCCGCAAAATAAAAGCTGATGCACGGCAAGTAAAGTCGGATTTGTTAAAAGAACGAGATGCTGTATTGAAACCATTAAGCAAAGAAATTAATAAAGTTGAGAAACGTATAGATACTCTGGAACATGAACTCAGGATGAATGACGAGGCACTGGTTAAGGCTTCAATGGAACAGGATATTAAACTCATCGCGGAACTGCCCAAACGGAATAAAGAGGTTAAAGCTGAACTTGACACTTTGTACTCATCATTTATCAAACTAGCTGCTGACCTCGAGAAAAAGACTAAGGAGTACGATGAACGAGTAAAGAATTTGTAAAGTGAAAACAAAAATGTTTCCCGAAGGTATAAAATTATCAGGCTTGTTCTCTAACAATATGGTCCTCCAGCGCGGTATAGAAACCAAGGTATGGGGTTATGCGGATAACAGCGAAAAGGTTACTGTAGAATTTAACGGGCAAAAAGTGCAATCTATCGCCAAAGACGGAAAGTGGATGGTACTCCTGAAAAACCTGCAACCCGGCGGGCCATATAAAATGGTTATCAAAGGGAAGAATATAATTGAACTCTCCAACATCCTCGTCGGTGATGTCTGGGTCTGCAGCGGGCAGTCAAACATGGAAATGATATTAAAATCGACTATCAACGCGGATTACGAAACCGCGAACTCTACCAACGCGCAATTGAGATTATTCACCTCACCAATACTGGATACTACTACTCCGAGGGAAGTTGTCAACTCAACGTGGACAGAGTGTGATCCAAGAACTGTCCCTTGTTTCTCCGCAGCCGGTTACTTCTTTGGCCGTAAACTCGTTGAAACTCAAAACATTCCCATAGGCCTTATAAACTCATCCGTTGGCGGTACGCCAGTTGAAGCGTGGACACCAAAGGAAGAGTTGGAATTAAACCTCGAACTCGCAGATTCAAACAAATGGATTGTAGATACTGAGGCCAATATCAAGAAAGCCACGGAGAAAGAAGAAGAGGCAATAGCAAAAGCTAAGGCTGATAGTACAGCGGAACCTAAACGCACAAACAGGGTGTGGAAAACACGGTCTGGATTGTACAACGGCATGATCGCGCCGTTACTGAACTACACGATTAAAGGCGTGATTTGGTACCAAGGCGAATCCAACGCACCCCGAGCAACAGCGTACAGAAAATGTTTTCCTGCGATGATTAATAGTTGGCGTAAAAACTGGGGTATTGCTGAATTACCGTTTTTATTCGTCCAGCTTTCCTACTACGGAAACCCCAATAAACCAGATGCCGGGCAATGGCCGTTGTTGCGGGAAACACAAGTACAAACCTGGCAGACAGTACCCAAAACCGGGATGGTGGTATCTATCGACGTTGGTGATGTCGGGATTCATCCGCCAAACAAAAAACCGGTAGGGGAACGGCTGGCTCTAGCAGCAGGCGCAATTGCGTATGGACAAACAACAGAGTATTCCGGCCCGATATACGATTCGGTAAAGTTTGAAAACAGGAAAGCGTATGTTAAATTTGCTCATACCGCTGATGGAATTAGGATTTTACCGGAAAACGAGAAACCAAAATGGTTCTGCATAGCCGGCGAAGATAAAGTTTTTTATAATGCTGAGGCAGAGGTCATTGGTAAAGATACTATTTTAGTAAGTGCGGAGGAAGTTACAAACCCAGTAGCTGTGCGGTACGCGTGGGCAATCGCACCGGTGAATAACGTGTTCAACAGTCTCTCCCTTCCCGCATCACCGTTTCGTACTGACGATTGGATAGATATCGCTGTCCCTATTCCTAACTTGGAAAACATGCCAAAAACAGAATAAAAAAGTTATAATGTTATTTAATCAATTTTTTGGGTAAGTCAAAGAAAGGATTTTATTAATGTGAAAACAAATTTGTTTAATGCAGTCCTTGCTGCAACCTTAACCGCAGTAATGTTAATCCCCTCGGTAGTAGTAGCAGATGTAAAATTATCGGGCTTGTTCTCGGATAACATGGTCCTACAACGCGGAAAAGAAACTAAAGTATGGGGTTTAGCGGATACCGGCGAGAAGGTTACTGTAGAATTTAATAAGCAAAAAGTTCAGGCTGTAGCAAAAGACGGGAAGTGGATAGCACTCCTGAAAAACCTGCAGCCCGGCGGGCCATACAAAATGATTATTAAAGGAAAGAATAAGATTGAACTATCCAACATCCTCGTTGGCGATGTTTGGGTTTGCAGCGGGCAGTCAAACATGGCGATGACGGTAAAGAGTTGTATAGATGCGGATAAAGAAATCGTAAACTCGACTAACGCGAGGCTGAGGCTGTATACCGTTCCCAGATTGGACAGCACTACCGCGATAGAAATTCTTAACTCTACATGGACAGAATGTAATCCAAAAACTATCTCATATTTTTCCGCAGCCGGTTATTTTTTTGGGAGTAAACTTGTTGATACTCAGAATATACCTATCGGCTTGATAAATTCTTCAGTCGGAGGTACACCGGTAGAATCATGGACTCCGAAGGAAGAGCTGGAATCAAACCCTGAACTCGTAGATTCAAACAAATGGGTTGTTGATACTGAAGCCAATATCAAAAAAGCAACGGAAAAAGAAGAAGAGGCAATCGCAAAAGCTAAGGCTGACGGTACAGCGGAACCTAAACGCACAAACAGGGTGTGGAGAACACAGTCTGGATTATATAACGGTATGATCGCGCCGTTACTTAACTACACAATCAAAGGCGCTATTTGGTACCAGGGTGAAGCTAACGCTCCGCGTGCTGCGGCATACGGTAAATGTTTTCCTGCGATGATTAATAGTTGGCGTAAAAATTGGAACATCCCGGAATTTCCGTTCTTATTCGTTCAACTTTCATATTTTGGTAAACCCAATAAGCCGGATAAGGGTCAATGGCCATTGTTAAGGGAAACACAAGTACAAACTTGGCAGACTGTACCAAATACAGGTATGGCTATATGTATTGACGTTGGTGATGTGGGAATTCATCCGCCGAACAAACGGCCGGTAGGGGAACGATTAGCGTTATTAGCGGAACATCTTGAAAAAAAGAATAATTCTCTTATCTATTCCGGCCCAATATATGATTCTGTTAAATACGAAAACGGGAAGGCGTATGTTAAGTTCAAATATATAGGCGATGGGATAAAGACAACTAAACCTGGCCAGAGTCCTGCATGGTTCTGTATTGCGGGCGAGGATAAAGTGTTCTATAACGCAGAAGCTGAGATCATGGATAAAGACACTGTGGTTGTCAGTGCAAAAGATGTACCTAACCCGGTTGCTGTGCGGTACGCATGGGCAATCGCGCCGGTGAATAATATCGTTAATTCCGCTAACCTTCCCGCATCACCGTTCCGAACCGATAATTGGGAGGGTATACAGGTACCAATCCCGTTGTTATGGGAAGGAATGCCGGAAGTTATAGAAATGAAGATAAACAAAACCGTTAACGCAAACATTGTATGCGATGGCAAACTTGACGAACCTGTCTGGACAACGAATAAAGGGGTGGTTACAGATTTTTATGCGCTTGACGGTGCAATACTTACCATGCAAACTACCGGATATGTTGTTGTTGACAGCAGTAACGTTTATATCGGTATACTCTGTGGCGGGCAGGGTGTAAAGGATTTGGTAGCAGCAAAAACTGATACGGATAGTTCTGTGTTCCAGGATGATGCGATTGAAATCTTTTTTGATCCTACCGACCAACGAAGTAATTATTATCACGTAGTGCTTAACAGTAAAAATGTAAGGTTTGACCAGAAGTGTACGTCTGAAGGTGCGGGTAAGGATCCTGCATGGAATGGTGAATACGTAACTGCCACTTTCGCAGGGAATGATTATTGGTCCACAGAAATTGTATTCCCTATAAACAAATTCCCGACAGTACAATCGTTTGCGTTAAACCTTTGCCGGCACGTTGCTTTAGGAAATATCAACATTTCCTGGGCAAAGATAAAGCAAACGTTTCATAATCCCGCAAATTTTGTGAGGGTATCAGTAAAATAGTATCCCTACGATGAAAACGTTATTATTAATTATCTTCTTCTATTGCCTATTCTTTGTAGGCATATTTTTGGGGATCAACAGGATAAGTACGCATCCTAGAGTTTCGTTAGGACAGTTTTTACTGAGCATTTGGATAATAATTTCACTTGGATTCATTGGGTTATTTAACGCCCCTCTGGTATTAGTAATTATAGCGATACTGCCTCTATTATTTTCAGCAGTACAGTTTTACCGCAGAGGGTACGAACGCAGGCTTGTTTTGGAAACGGTAAACAAAGAGATGAAAGAATCATTGAATGCAATACAAGAATTCCCGGATAACGCCGCAGCGGTTGAGAAAATCGGGAAACTGTTTGAACAACTTGGAGAACTATCCACAGCAAAGATTCATTACCGTAAAGCATTAAAGATGCATCCCGGTGATAGACTTGCATCCCGGCTTGAAACATTAGAAAAGAATCCTAATACAATGGATGTGCTATACACTTATGTATCGGTAGTTAATCTTTGCCTGAAATGTGATACCGCTAATAGTAACTTGCGGTATACTTGTAGCTCATGCGGTACACAGATGTATTCTTCTTATATGAAATGGCTATCCAATGTTATAGCAATCCTGTCGGAAGAATACTCGGTATTTGCAATATTATTGATGGCACTTGTGCTATACCCGTTCTATAAAATAATGGGCTTACTGGCATTCGGTATTGTTTTATCCCCCTGGGCAATCACAATACTTTTTTCCCGCAGAGATAAGCATTTCTGGTAGTAATATTTGGAGATAAATTTAAATAATTAAAGGAGTTTGTATTGTATGGTGAATCTGAAAGTTACTTGTAACACATTAGCTGTGATTTTGGTACTGACAACAACTGTAAAGGCAAACGCGGATATAACGCTTTCTGGTTTGTTTTCAGACAATATGGTCCTTCAGCGCGGGGTAGAAACTAAAGTCTGGGGTTACGCTGATAATGGCGAGAATGTTACCGTTGA encodes:
- a CDS encoding DUF3996 domain-containing protein; this translates as MRKVVVLLALLAVVFAGRVSAAGNGGGLGIGIILGEPTGIAVKVSKIHGAIAWSTAGNWLHVHGDYVLYQNTNLISEFPLYIGVGAKVGIGSGVGLGVRVPIGLEYKFSDAPLDIFFEVVPGLGILPGIGFGVDGGIGIRYYF
- a CDS encoding sialate O-acetylesterase, which gives rise to MKTKMFPEGIKLSGLFSNNMVLQRGIETKVWGYADNSEKVTVEFNGQKVQSIAKDGKWMVLLKNLQPGGPYKMVIKGKNIIELSNILVGDVWVCSGQSNMEMILKSTINADYETANSTNAQLRLFTSPILDTTTPREVVNSTWTECDPRTVPCFSAAGYFFGRKLVETQNIPIGLINSSVGGTPVEAWTPKEELELNLELADSNKWIVDTEANIKKATEKEEEAIAKAKADSTAEPKRTNRVWKTRSGLYNGMIAPLLNYTIKGVIWYQGESNAPRATAYRKCFPAMINSWRKNWGIAELPFLFVQLSYYGNPNKPDAGQWPLLRETQVQTWQTVPKTGMVVSIDVGDVGIHPPNKKPVGERLALAAGAIAYGQTTEYSGPIYDSVKFENRKAYVKFAHTADGIRILPENEKPKWFCIAGEDKVFYNAEAEVIGKDTILVSAEEVTNPVAVRYAWAIAPVNNVFNSLSLPASPFRTDDWIDIAVPIPNLENMPKTE
- a CDS encoding sialate O-acetylesterase, with the translated sequence MKTNLFNAVLAATLTAVMLIPSVVVADVKLSGLFSDNMVLQRGKETKVWGLADTGEKVTVEFNKQKVQAVAKDGKWIALLKNLQPGGPYKMIIKGKNKIELSNILVGDVWVCSGQSNMAMTVKSCIDADKEIVNSTNARLRLYTVPRLDSTTAIEILNSTWTECNPKTISYFSAAGYFFGSKLVDTQNIPIGLINSSVGGTPVESWTPKEELESNPELVDSNKWVVDTEANIKKATEKEEEAIAKAKADGTAEPKRTNRVWRTQSGLYNGMIAPLLNYTIKGAIWYQGEANAPRAAAYGKCFPAMINSWRKNWNIPEFPFLFVQLSYFGKPNKPDKGQWPLLRETQVQTWQTVPNTGMAICIDVGDVGIHPPNKRPVGERLALLAEHLEKKNNSLIYSGPIYDSVKYENGKAYVKFKYIGDGIKTTKPGQSPAWFCIAGEDKVFYNAEAEIMDKDTVVVSAKDVPNPVAVRYAWAIAPVNNIVNSANLPASPFRTDNWEGIQVPIPLLWEGMPEVIEMKINKTVNANIVCDGKLDEPVWTTNKGVVTDFYALDGAILTMQTTGYVVVDSSNVYIGILCGGQGVKDLVAAKTDTDSSVFQDDAIEIFFDPTDQRSNYYHVVLNSKNVRFDQKCTSEGAGKDPAWNGEYVTATFAGNDYWSTEIVFPINKFPTVQSFALNLCRHVALGNINISWAKIKQTFHNPANFVRVSVK